In Pyrus communis chromosome 1, drPyrComm1.1, whole genome shotgun sequence, the following are encoded in one genomic region:
- the LOC137746559 gene encoding uncharacterized protein, translated as MPLLKRKPFPLAELPDDLESHELVYQVRTTKEIFRDYGEYLNRINLYRMRIWMCKVSGKTNLTYEEALLSEERATEKVQQFPKELVAPALQIIQYSMLSLKDLADIIATKLQDHIYVGAEMYGRKGDDMYPCKMSKVIEESVGKVEYEVAWLDRNKEVMETSVINREDLRQKKPPFSRNFLKSFIRESTYRNAPWVLHGKLAQIHGISTSVPENLRGKVSFKDGLLVCNKRRKNEEEAKHERQNFKRKKVEGSAIEEGDEPAEEPIKYPIDDLLVQPDADDPVFTDRPSPLTDFNVPMECVGDLLMVWDFCSSFGRLLHLWPFSLEDFENAICHKMGNLILLVETHSALLRLLMKDNDEYSSTIRKRNRKLKITLITWTEYLCDFLDMVNSSELRGYIATIKRGHYGILDAHAKLLILRELVSHALETNTLREKLAKFVEQRQALGATIRGEALEEARKKREEKDRSRAEYDSNQVVDLESKGSASTNGNHMRQNGDIVKKINGEIQTSRQNCASEKSESNQIDNASKKTARKQNLEVDIPIPNGKGLSEKDPHEWSRDDRKEVTGKSKEQRKEYYEREIEKRVIRTNSLGKDRNYNRYWWFQRDGRIFVESSDSKQWGNYSSKEELYLLIGSLNCKGERERALKKQLEKFNSRICLEMEKRSKDLVQEVALEEAVLRRSSRVRAPPKKNPANAFLEYVNKWKED; from the exons ATGCCTCTATTGAAAAGAAAGCCGTTTCCCTTGGCTGAACTGCCTGATGATTTGGAATCTCATGAGCTTGTATACCAAGTTCGAACTACAAAAGAGATATTTCGAGACTACGG TGAATATCTGAACCGGATAAATTTGTATCGCATGAGAATTTGGATGTGCAAAGTCTCTGGAAAAACTAATTTGACTTATGAAGAGGCTTTGCTATCAGAAGAACGTGCTACTGAGAAGGTTCAGCAGTTTCCCAAGGAGCTCGTGGCACCTGCACTACAGATTATCCAATACA GTATGCTTTCGTTGAAAGATCTTGCTGACATCATAGCCACAAAGTTGCAGGATCACATATATGTGGGTGCTGAAATGTATGGGAGGAAGGGTGATGATATGTATCCATGCAAAATGTCAAAGGTTATTGAAGAAAGTGTTGGAAAAGTTGAATATGAGGTAGCTTGGCTTGACAGGAATAAGGAAGTTATGGAAACTTCAGTAATAAATCGGGAAGACCTGAGACAGAAGAAGCCACCATTTAgtagaaattttttgaaatcttTTATTCGGGAATCTACATACCGAAATGCTCCTTGGGTACTCCATGGTAAACTTGCACAAATTCATGGAATCTCAACAAGTGTTCCGGAGAACTTAAGGGGCAAAGTCTCTTTCAAGGATGGTTTACTAGTCTGCAATAAGAGAAGGAAAAACGAGGAG GAAGCAAAACATGAacgtcaaaattttaaaaggaaaaaagttGAAGGTTCAGCTATAGAAG AAGGTGACGAACCAGCAGAAGAACCTATCAAGTATCCAATTGATGACCTTTTGGTGCAACCAGATGCAGATGATCCAGTTTTCACGGATCGCCCTTCGCCATTGACAGACTTTAATGTCCCAATGGAATGTGTTGGTGACCTTTTgatggtttgggatttttgctCTTCGTTTGGTAGGCTTTTGCACTTGTGGCCATTCTCTCTTGAGGATTTTGAGAATGCTATCTGCCACAAGATGGGCAATTTGATTCTTCTTGTGGAAACTCATTCGGCTCTTCTCCGGTTGCTCATGAAAGACAATGACGAATATTCTTCAACCATACGGAAAAGAAATCGAAAGTTGAAG ATAACTCTAATTACTTGGACAGAGTATTTGTGCGATTTTCTAGATATGGTGAACAGTTCTGAGTTACGTGGTTACATAGCAACTATCAAGCGGGGGCATTATGGCATTTTAGATGCTCATGCTAAATTGCTAATCTTGCGAGAATTGGTCAGTCATGCACTTGAAACAAATACTCTTAGGGAGAAGTTGGCTAAGTTTGTTGAACAGAGGCAGGCACTTGGAGCCACAATAAGGGGGGAAGCATTGGAGGAAGctagaaagaaaagagaagagaaagatcGTTCGAGAGCAGAGTATGATTCCAATCAAGTTGTGGATTTGGAGAGTAAAGGAAGTGCATCAACAAATGGTAATCATATGAGACAGAACGGAGACatagtaaagaaaataaatggtgAAATCCAAACATCAAGACAGAATTGTGCATCAGAGAAAAG TGAGAGCAATCAAATTGACAATGCATCAAAGAAAACGGCCAGGAAACAGAACTTGGAAGTGGACATCCCAATACCCAATGGGAAGGGTTTATCTGAGAAGGACCCACATGAATGGTCAAGGGATGATAGAAAGGAAGTCACCGGAAAAAGCAAAGAACAGAGG AAGGAATATTATGAGCGGGAGATTGAGAAGCGGGTTATACGTACCAATTCCTTGGGTAAAGACCGAAATTATAACAGATATTGGTGGTTCCAGCGTGATGGAAGAATATTTGTTGAGAGTTCTGACTCCAAGCAGTGGGGGAATTACAGTAGTAAGGAAGAG CTGTATTTGTTGATCGGCTCGCTGAATTGcaagggtgagagagagagggcactTAAAAAGCAGCTGGAAAAATTCAATAGCAGAATATG CCTGGAAATGGAAAAGAGATCAAAGGACTTGGTTCAAGAGGTTGCATTGGAGGAAGCAGTGCTGCGAAGGTCTTCTCGTGTAAGAGCCCCACCGAAGAAAAATCCTGCCAATGCTTTCCTAGAGTACGTTAACAAGTGGAAGGAAGACTAA